Part of the Mycoplasma mycoides subsp. mycoides SC str. PG1 genome is shown below.
TTTAGTACTACAAAAATTAATTAAAGAATATCAAAAACAAACTAATAAGAAGTTTAATTATTCTTCAACTGGTTCTGGAGCTGGTGCTAGAAATGTAATTAATCAAACTTATAGTATTGGATTTATTTCAAAATCTCAAAATGATCTTTCAATTCCATCTGAAATTAGAAATGTTTTTAATAATCCAAAAACAAAAGACGATCTTGAAGAATTTATAAAAATTAATCAATCTAATAAACAAGAAATTTTTAATAAACTTCAAAATAATAAAACTTATCATTACACTAGCTTTGCAAAAGATTCTATTGTATTTATTTATAATATAAAAAATACTGGATTAACTGATGATCAAATTAATCAAATTAAATTTAATGTTTCAAATAATATGATCAGTAAACAATCTCAAAAAGCTTTACACAAAATTTATATAAATAATAATCAATCAGATCTAATTAGTTGAAAAGAATTTTATAAACTACTAACAAATAAAGATGAAAATAATATTAGTAATAAGATTAAAGTAAGAACTTATTCAACAAATAGTGGTTCTGGAACAAGAAGTTCATTTGAAGAGCTTTCAGGATTAAAAAAAGAAAAGAAAAAAATTGGTCAAGCTGTTAATGAATATAATTCAAATGGAGCTATTTTTACACAACTAAATGCTTCTGATGGTTCTTTTGGGTTTGTTTCTATGCAATATGCTCAAGATTTAAAAAAATTTCCTAATTTAAGATCGGTAATTATTAAACAAGATAATCAAGAATGAAATTTAAATAAAAATGATGATAACCTTTTAACTTATCCATTAAGTAGACCATTTGTTGCTTTATATAAATTAACAGATAATCAAAAACTAAATAATGACATTTTAGATTTTATTTATTGGTTTAGTTGTTCAGATGACAAAAAAGTTCAAGAGATTTATAATCATTTAGGTTTAATTAGAAATCGTTTAAGTTTTAAAAATAATTAAAATAAATTATTTTAATCAATTAAATAGTAAAAATATTAAAAAATAAGTGGGTATAATTTATGTTATTTAAAAAAATAACAAATAATGTTCAGTTTCGAATGATAAAACAAAAAAAAGAAACTAGTTTTGTTTGTTTAAAATCTATTATTATTACATTAACTATTTTTGTTTTACTAGCATTAGTTATTTTATTAGGTTTTGTAATGATTAAAACTAATGTTTTATTTAATAAACAATCTTTTTTTGAATTTGTATTTGGTAAAAATTGAAGTCCAGATTCTAAAGAATTTGGAATACTAACTATAACATTAATGACATTGATTTTAATTTTTATTTCAATGTTGATTGCTGTGCCTTTAACAATTTTTACAAGTTTTTTTATTTCAGAATATTTAACATTAAAATCTCAAAAAGTTACAATAACAATTATTAAATTACTAGCTGGTATTCCTAGTGTTGTTTTTGGGTTATTTGCAAGAGAACAAATTGGTGCTTTATTTAAACTAATGGGTGCTTCAAGTAATGATAATTTAATGGTAGCTTCTTTAACTATGGCTTTTATGGCAATACCAATTATGATTAGTTTAAGTTATGATGCTATTAAATCTGTTCCTTTTATTTATAGAGATGCTTCACTTGCTTTAGGAATTTCAAAAGAAAAAACAACATTTAATATTATTAGAAAATCAGCAACACCAAAAATTATTTCAGCTGTTATTTTAGGAATGGCTAGAGTAATTGGTGAAGCTATGGCTATAATGATGATTGCTGGTAATTCAACTGCTTGATTTGATACAAATAATGGAGTCTCTGGATTCTTATTTTCATCAATTAGAACATTATCTTCAACTATAGGATTAGAAATGTTAGAAAATAGTAGTAATTTGCATGAATCTGCATTATATGCTATTGGAATGTTTCTATTTATTTTAGTATTTATTATTAATCTTTTGATTTTATTTGTTTCAAATAAAAATTCAATTTCTCAAAAAATTCATTTAGTTTTATTTAAAAATAAAAAAACTCACAAAATAAAACATATTAAGTTGTATCAAAAACAAACACTATATCAAATTATTACTAATAGAGCTGAAAACAAATTATTTAAAAAGATTTATTCAACTATTATGTTAGTTTTAATGTGACTATCAATTAGTTTTGTAATTATGTTTACTTTTTGAATAGTATTTACAACTATATTTAATGGGTTATCAAGTTTAAAATATAGTGAAGCATTTTTAACTATTGAAGGTGAAGATGGAATATTTGCAGCGATTCTAACTACATTATTATTAATATTATGTACATTATTATTTGCTATACCTTTAGCTTTAGCTTGTGCTATTTATCTTAGTGAGTTTGCTAATAAAAATTCTTATTTTGCTAAGTTTTTTAGATTTTTATTAAATCTAGCTGCTTCAACTCCATCAATTATTTTTGGAATCTTTGGATTATCTGTATTTATTATTTATTTAAAATTACCTTTTTCAATTTTTTCAGCATCAATTACAATGACAATTGTTGTTTTACCAATGTTGATTAAAAACTTTGAAGATGCTTTAACTTCAGTTCCACTTTCATATAGAGAAGCTGCTGTTGCTTTAGGGTTAAGTAAAACTAAAACTTTATTTAAAATAGTTTTACCAAATGCCTTACAAGCAATTATTACTGGAACTATTTTAGCTATGGCTAGAATTATTGGTGAATCAGCTCCTATTTATTTAACTTTAGGTACAGCTATTAAATATCCAGATAGAGGATTTTTATCTTCAGGATCAACTTTAACTACAGGAATTTATAAAATAGCTAGTGAATCAGCTCCTGGTCAAGGTAATGATATTGCTTGACTAATGTCACTAATTACAATTATTTTTGTTTTAACTTTAAATTTATCAAGTTCTAAACTTTCATTATTACTAGTTAAAACTAATAAAAAAGTAAAATTTGAATTTAAACAAATTTATAAAAACTTTATCAATAAACAATTTTATAAAACACAACTTAATTTATTTAAAAACAGTTTAAAGCAGTTTATTAAAAGTTTAAAAAAATATCTTAATATCACTAATTTATTTAAAGAAATTAGAAAAACTATTAAATATAAAAAAGAATATAAAAAACTTAGAAAAAGAGATAACAATTATGAATAATGAACAATTAATAACTAATACAAAACCAAAAAAAAAGAACCTTTAAAAACTGCTATTGAAATTAAAGATTTTAACTTTTTTTATAACAAAGGAAAAACCCAATCTTTGTTTAATATAAATATGGAAATTAAAGAAAAATCAATTACTACATTTATAGGACCATCAGGTTGTGGTAAAACCACATTATTAAAATCTATTAATCGGCTAAATGATTTGATTGATGGAGTAAAAATGTCTGGAGTTATTAAAATTTTTGATAAAGATATTTTTGATAAAGATATTGATATTACTAAATTAAGAACTGAAGTTGGAATGGTATTTCAAAAACCTAATCCATTCCCAATTTCTATTTATGATAATGTTGTTTATGGATTGCGTTCTTTAGGAATTAAAGATAAAAAAATCTTAGATCAAATTTGTGAAGAATCACTAGTTAAAGCTGCTTTATGAGATGAAGTTAAAGATATTTTAATTTCACCAGCTTTAGGATTATCTGGTGGACAGCAACAAAGATTATGTATAGCTAGAGCAATAGCTATGAAACCAAAAATTTTATTAATGGATGAACCAACAAGCGCACTAGATCCTATTGCTACTTTAAAAGTAGAAGAATTAGTTTTAGATCTAAAAAAAGATTATACAATTGTTATGGTAACTCACTCTTTACAACAAGCTACAAGAATAAGTGATTATACAGGATACTTTTTAAAAGGTGAATTAGTTGAATTTAATAAAACTAAAAAAATCTTTACAAACCCAAAAGATAGAAGAACTGAAAATTATATATCAGGTAGATATGAATAGGAAATAATATGTCAAGTAATAAAATATTAGATCGCGATCTTGACCAATTAAGATCACTTATTGAAAACATGATAGAAGAAACTAAAATCCAATATGCAAATAGTTATCTTGTAATTAAAGAAGAAAACAAATTAATTGATGCTCAAAAAGTAATTGAACATGACAAAATCATTAATGATATGCAAAATGAGTTTACTTCAATTGCTTTATGAAAAATTTCAAAACAAAAATTAGTAGCAAAAGATTTAAGATTAGCAATTGGTGGAATTTTAATCACTAGAGAAATTGAAAGAATTGCTGATTATTCAAAAGGAATTTCTAAATTTTTTATTCACTACAAACCAAATGAAAAACATCTTTTAATGATTAGTGAATTATATGAGTTAGTTGTTGAAATGTTAGATATTTTTTCAGATATTTTTGAAAATTTAAAAGTTGATAAAGAACAACAAGTTTTAAGTTTAGAAGAAAAAATTAATACAAAATTTAGATCATTTTATGATCAATTAATAGATGATATTAGACAAAAAACAACAAAGTCTGAAGCTGAAGAAATAGCAGCTGTTTTAAAACAAATGTTTAATTTAGAAAGAGCTGGAGAACATTTATTAAATGTTCAAGAAATCATTAATTTCATAAAAACAAGTAAGTTTATAGAAAAAACTGAAAAAATAAATAAATAGAGTAATTAGAATTAATTAATAATAGATTATAAAATTAAGTTAACTAGTTTTTTAAAGGAGAATATTATGGGTTTTTGAGCTAAATTAAAAGAAAAACTAACTAAAAAAACTAATCAAGTTGAACAAGATGAACCTATTTTAGATCAACAAGATCAACAAGATCAACAAGAAGAACAAGAACAAATTATTGAAAAAGAAATTGAACAAATTAAAGAAAATAAAATTAAAAAAACAAAAACTAGTGAAACTAAAAAACAAGAAAAACCAATTGAAACTCTAAAAGAAAAAAAGAAAAGAGAAAAGCAAAAAGAAAAAGATAAAAAGGTTGAAAAAGCAATGCTTAAGTCAGCTTTTAACTTTTCTAAAGATATTAAAAAACTTTCAAAAAAATATAAACAAGCAGATGATGAATTTTTTGAAGAATTAGAAGATGTTTTAATCCAAACTGATATGGGTATGAAAATGGTTTTAAAAGTTTCTAATTTAGTTAGAAAAAAAACTAAAAGAGATACTTCTTTTGAAAACATTAAAGATGCTTTAGTTGAATCTTTATACCAAGCTTATACAGATAATGATTGAACTAATAAAAAATATCGCATAGATTTTAAAGAAAATAGATTAAATATTTTTATGTTAGTTGGAGTTAATGGGACAGGTAAAACTACTTCTTTAGCTAAAATGGCTAATTATTATGCTGAATTAGGATATAAAGTTTTAATAGCTGCTGCTGATACTTTTAGAGCTGGAGCTACTCAACAATTAGAAGAGTGAATTAAAACTAGATTAAATAATAAAGTAGATTTAGTTAAAGCAAATAAATTAAATGCTGACCCTGCAAGTGTTGTTTTTGATGCTATTAAAAAAGCAAAAGAACAAAATTATGATCTATTATTAATTGATACTGCTGGTAGATTACAAAATAAAGTTAATTTAATGGCTGAATTAGAAAAAATGAATAAAATTATTCAACAAGTAGAAAAATCAGCTCCTCATGAAGTTTTACTAGTAATTGATGCAACAACAGGACAAAATGGAGTAATTCAAGCTGAAGAATTTTCAAAAGTTGCTGATGTTAGTGGAATTATTTTAACTAAAATGGATTCAACAAGTAAAGGTGGAATTGGTTTAGCTATTAAAGAATTATTAAATATTCCTATTAAAATGATAGGAGTTGGTGAAAAAGTAGATGATCTTTTAGCTTTTGATATTGATCAATATATTGTTCATTTATCTTCTGGATTTATGCAAGGTGATGAAGTTGAAAAATAATTTATTAGAAAAAACATTAGAATTATCTGAGTTATTTAAAATTTATAAAGAACTATTAACTGATAAACAAAAACAATATTTTGAATTATATATTGATGAAGATTTATCATTATCTGAAATTGCTGATGAATTTAATATTTCAAAAACAGCAGTTTATGATTCTATTTCTAAAACTAGTAAATTATTATTTAGTTTAGAAAAAAAATTACATTTAAAACAAAAACAAGATTTACTAATTTCTCTAATTAATAAAATTGAAACAAATCAAATAGATCAAAAACAATTTATAAAAAGTTTAAAAGAGGTGATTTGATGAAAGTATTAATGATCGGAGATGTTTATGCAAAACCCGGAAGAGAAATGCTAGAAAAACATTTAAAAAATATTGTTGATCAAAATCAAATAGATTTTATTGTTGTTAATGGAGAAAACACAACTCATGGAAAATCTATTTGTAAAAAGCATTATGATTTTTATAAATCATTAAATGTTGATGTTATTACTAGTGGTAATCATATTTTTAAAAACGCTGAAGTTTTAGAATATATTAAAACAACTAATGATTTATTAAAACCTTTAAATATGAGTAAACATACTCCAGGTAATGGTTATGTTATAGTTAAAAAAAATAAAAAAAAGATAGCAGTTGTTAGTTTAATGGGACAAAGTTTTATGGATACAGTCAATAATCCATATGATGCACTAGATGAGTTTTTAAAAACTAATACTGATTTTGATATTTTATTAGTAGATTTTCACGCTGAAAGTACAGCTGAAAAAATTGCTTTTGCTTTTAATTATGATGGAATAATAACAGCATTTGTTGGAACTCATACTCACGTAATGACTGCTGATGAAAGGTTATTACCAAATAAAACTGCTTTTATTTCAGATATTGGAATGACTGGAGTAATTGATTCAATAATTGGTGTAGAAGTTAATGATGTAATTAAAAGAGCAAAAACTGGTTTACCTGTTAAATTTAATATAGCAACTGGTAAGTGCTGATTAAATGCTGTAATTATTGAAATTGATGATAAAACAAATAAAGCAACAAGTATTAAAAGATTAACTATTAAAGATTAATAGTTATGTTAAAATAATAAAGATTAGAAAACCAAATAATATCTTATTAAGAACCATGGAGAGATAAAACTTAATGAAGTGGTAGCAACCTATTAGATTAGGTGCTTAAATAAGGGCTTTAAGCTAACAATGAGATTGTCTTAAACCATGACAATTTTATTGTTATGGTTTTTTAATTTTCATTAATTAAAAAATAAAGGAAAATAAAAATGAATCAAAATATAGAAAAAAGATTATTTACTAGTGAAAGTGTTAGTGAAGGACATCCTGATAAAATTTGTGATCAAATTTCAGATGCTATTTTAGATGAAGTACTAAAACAAGATAAAAATGCTAAAGTAGCTTGTGAAGTATTTGCAACAACTAATTATTTATTGATTGGTGGACAAATTAGTTCAACTGCAATTGTTAATTATGAACAAGTTGCAAGAGATGTATTAAAAAAAAATGGTTATGTTGATGATGCTTATGGTATTAATGCTAATACTTGTAAAATTGATATAAAAATTGAATCGCAATCACCAGATATTGCTCAAGGTGTTGAATTAAGTAATGATCAAATTGGAGCTGGTGATCAAGGAATTATGTTTGGTTATGCTACAAATGAATCAAAAACATATTTACCACTAGCAATTACTATTGCCCATGAATTAGTTTATAATGCTACATCTCAAAGAAAAAAAGGTCTTTTTAAATGAGCAAGACCTGATATGAAATCTCAAGTTACAATTGATT
Proteins encoded:
- the ptsS gene encoding phosphate ABC transporter substrate-binding protein, yielding MQKIKKSDNKPKKQFKHFFTNKKSLLFLNLCVLFIVSIWIWTFVSIKSNLINIGGSASADLVLQKLIKEYQKQTNKKFNYSSTGSGAGARNVINQTYSIGFISKSQNDLSIPSEIRNVFNNPKTKDDLEEFIKINQSNKQEIFNKLQNNKTYHYTSFAKDSIVFIYNIKNTGLTDDQINQIKFNVSNNMISKQSQKALHKIYINNNQSDLISWKEFYKLLTNKDENNISNKIKVRTYSTNSGSGTRSSFEELSGLKKEKKKIGQAVNEYNSNGAIFTQLNASDGSFGFVSMQYAQDLKKFPNLRSVIIKQDNQEWNLNKNDDNLLTYPLSRPFVALYKLTDNQKLNNDILDFIYWFSCSDDKKVQEIYNHLGLIRNRLSFKNN
- the pstA gene encoding phosphate ABC transporter permease PstA, whose protein sequence is MLFKKITNNVQFRMIKQKKETSFVCLKSIIITLTIFVLLALVILLGFVMIKTNVLFNKQSFFEFVFGKNWSPDSKEFGILTITLMTLILIFISMLIAVPLTIFTSFFISEYLTLKSQKVTITIIKLLAGIPSVVFGLFAREQIGALFKLMGASSNDNLMVASLTMAFMAIPIMISLSYDAIKSVPFIYRDASLALGISKEKTTFNIIRKSATPKIISAVILGMARVIGEAMAIMMIAGNSTAWFDTNNGVSGFLFSSIRTLSSTIGLEMLENSSNLHESALYAIGMFLFILVFIINLLILFVSNKNSISQKIHLVLFKNKKTHKIKHIKLYQKQTLYQIITNRAENKLFKKIYSTIMLVLMWLSISFVIMFTFWIVFTTIFNGLSSLKYSEAFLTIEGEDGIFAAILTTLLLILCTLLFAIPLALACAIYLSEFANKNSYFAKFFRFLLNLAASTPSIIFGIFGLSVFIIYLKLPFSIFSASITMTIVVLPMLIKNFEDALTSVPLSYREAAVALGLSKTKTLFKIVLPNALQAIITGTILAMARIIGESAPIYLTLGTAIKYPDRGFLSSGSTLTTGIYKIASESAPGQGNDIAWLMSLITIIFVLTLNLSSSKLSLLLVKTNKKVKFEFKQIYKNFINKQFYKTQLNLFKNSLKQFIKSLKKYLNITNLFKEIRKTIKYKKEYKKLRKRDNNYE
- the pstB gene encoding phosphate ABC transporter ATP-binding protein PstB, translating into MKTAIEIKDFNFFYNKGKTQSLFNINMEIKEKSITTFIGPSGCGKTTLLKSINRLNDLIDGVKMSGVIKIFDKDIFDKDIDITKLRTEVGMVFQKPNPFPISIYDNVVYGLRSLGIKDKKILDQICEESLVKAALWDEVKDILISPALGLSGGQQQRLCIARAIAMKPKILLMDEPTSALDPIATLKVEELVLDLKKDYTIVMVTHSLQQATRISDYTGYFLKGELVEFNKTKKIFTNPKDRRTENYISGRYE
- the phoU gene encoding phosphate signaling complex protein PhoU, translated to MSSNKILDRDLDQLRSLIENMIEETKIQYANSYLVIKEENKLIDAQKVIEHDKIINDMQNEFTSIALWKISKQKLVAKDLRLAIGGILITREIERIADYSKGISKFFIHYKPNEKHLLMISELYELVVEMLDIFSDIFENLKVDKEQQVLSLEEKINTKFRSFYDQLIDDIRQKTTKSEAEEIAAVLKQMFNLERAGEHLLNVQEIINFIKTSKFIEKTEKINK
- the ftsY gene encoding signal recognition particle-docking protein FtsY yields the protein MGFWAKLKEKLTKKTNQVEQDEPILDQQDQQDQQEEQEQIIEKEIEQIKENKIKKTKTSETKKQEKPIETLKEKKKREKQKEKDKKVEKAMLKSAFNFSKDIKKLSKKYKQADDEFFEELEDVLIQTDMGMKMVLKVSNLVRKKTKRDTSFENIKDALVESLYQAYTDNDWTNKKYRIDFKENRLNIFMLVGVNGTGKTTSLAKMANYYAELGYKVLIAAADTFRAGATQQLEEWIKTRLNNKVDLVKANKLNADPASVVFDAIKKAKEQNYDLLLIDTAGRLQNKVNLMAELEKMNKIIQQVEKSAPHEVLLVIDATTGQNGVIQAEEFSKVADVSGIILTKMDSTSKGGIGLAIKELLNIPIKMIGVGEKVDDLLAFDIDQYIVHLSSGFMQGDEVEK
- a CDS encoding putative DNA-binding protein; protein product: MKLKNNLLEKTLELSELFKIYKELLTDKQKQYFELYIDEDLSLSEIADEFNISKTAVYDSISKTSKLLFSLEKKLHLKQKQDLLISLINKIETNQIDQKQFIKSLKEVIWWKY
- a CDS encoding TIGR00282 family metallophosphoesterase; the encoded protein is MKVLMIGDVYAKPGREMLEKHLKNIVDQNQIDFIVVNGENTTHGKSICKKHYDFYKSLNVDVITSGNHIFKNAEVLEYIKTTNDLLKPLNMSKHTPGNGYVIVKKNKKKIAVVSLMGQSFMDTVNNPYDALDEFLKTNTDFDILLVDFHAESTAEKIAFAFNYDGIITAFVGTHTHVMTADERLLPNKTAFISDIGMTGVIDSIIGVEVNDVIKRAKTGLPVKFNIATGKCWLNAVIIEIDDKTNKATSIKRLTIKD